The DNA region TTTTTCACCACATTCCACCAAGGACAGACCCAAACCATACGCGGTGCTAACTGGAGTGTAGGTCACGCTCCTAAGGAGAGATTCTCCCAGCTGCAAAACGTTTTTGGATCCTTGCGAGTATATTCTATTACACTCCTTAGTTTTTTAATATTGTCCACAACTATGTTAATTTTCGTGTTTAGTAATAAAAAGATTTTTacttattaaatatataattttgatatattttatcatatttaatAGATAATATCATTTCATTATTGTGTACGAAAATAataacatatcaaaactatatatatatatatatatatataaaattgcaTATTAGCCCTTCCAATAAATGACTTATTGGATTATGCCAACAAATTTATATACATACAGtagtatttataaatttttcaaaattttgtaaataaaGAGTTAATGAAATTtatgaaagaaaaaaagagtATATTCATTtatgtaacaaatatcaaatattattttcttaaattatatttttattcttatataaaataataatgcaactatattaaatatattttaaaatcttaaaaataatattataaatttattaaaatatatttttcatgatacacttaattaaacaaaaaatattaatatttttaaatcgtcataaaattaaaatttaataacaaaAGATAAATAGCAGGATAGATAAAGAAAGGAGACAGCTCACCTCGAGCTTATccaaacaataataataataaatgcgaCAGAATCGATACCCGAATATTCAAACCCCTTCACGCTTTCTCTCTCTACAAATCTCAAAATCAAAGATTCAGCGGCACGCGACGGCCCGACCTCGACATTTCCCCCCTCCCCCTCGTTTTCTCCTGACCTCAGTTCTTGTTAAACAAACAAATAAATTTTGGATTTACTTTCTTCTTTTTTCCCCTCCAACAAACTAATAATttccttttattattattattatatattatttagtgtttatataattttccgtcaaaaaaattatatttataaacataatttaaaattttggaatattttttGTCCAATAATTATAACTTgaccttatatatatatatatatatatatatatatatatagagcataaatttcattttccaaaatcagACCAAACCTATGCTTCTCTTTTCCCTAACATTCCCACAGAATATTAATTTCCCGAAGTTTAAAAATAACAAATGTGGAAAGAATTAGttttgatgtttaaattttgattaaaaaaaactaataaataaagcatatatatcaaaattcaaaatttctcGTATCTCAATTATGAAAATTGAATTATCTCATTCTTGCACAACTAATCTGTAACCACATGCGggtcttcttttttttttttttttgtgcaaaCTAAGATTATTCCTTTTCTTGATTCCACCCTAGATCCTTTTATTCTCGTCTCCTCATTCGGATCTCTCTATGTCTATGCTCTGACAATTTGAGGGTTAAAAAAAAACGTCCTTCTCTTCGCCCCATATAATCTCTCTTCGCCCTGGTCCCAAATCCTTGAACCATTTCTTCTTGTAATGATTTCATAACTGAGCCAAATAAGGGCTGTAAGGATAGAATTTAACAGGGTACAGTGAAGAAAATTGGACAGAAATGATCATCAACACCTTAGATCACAGTGATTTTTCAGAGAAAATGCAGAGATTTCAAGATTATATACAAGCTTTACAGGAAGAGCGTGACAAGATTCAAGTTTTTCGACGTGAGCTGCCTCTCTGTTTTGAGCTTGTTACACAAGGTATCATATCATACTGTTTATAGTTTTTTAACCATTTTTTTACTcttcattttttaaattttttcttgaatttcttttggTTGGTTTTGGGCTTATTTTATATTGGTAATTTATAGCAATTGAGACATGCAAACATCAGTTCTCTGGGACGACGACAGAGTGTAATTTACGTGGGCAATCTGAATGTTCCGAGCAGACATCGTGTCCGGTTTTCGAAGAGTTTATTCCATTAAAGAGGGCCTCGTCCCATTCTGATGGTGAAGAACAAGAATCCCAGAagcaaaataaggatttaggtGATATCAGTAATACAGATGGTAAGAAGAATGGTAATGAGAAGAATTCCAAGAAATCAGACTGGCTTAGATCTGTTCAGCTTTGGAATCAGGCCCCAGATCCATCTTCCAAAGAGGTGATTTCCCGGAATATTATTGCATTTTTAGTTTCCATTTAGGATTTTTGCTAATTTAGAAGATTTTTTGGAGTTTAGGATTCACCAAGAAAGGTGGTAGTTACGGAGGTGAAAAGAAATGGCGGTGCATTTCAACCGTTTAAGAAGGAGAAAAGTTTAGGCACTAGCGGAACTCCAACTGCTCCTACGCAAGTGCCAAAGAATAAGTCACCGCCACCGGCATCCGCCAGTTCCACGGCGGACTCCGGTGGCGGCGGCGGAAGAAATAAGAAGGAAGATAAAGAAGGGGAGTCTCTAAGAAAAGCAAGGAGGTGTTGGTCGCCGGAATTACACAGAAGATTTGTGCAATCCCTTCATCAACTTGGTGGTTCCCATGGTATCTATATGTCATACATATTGCATCTTAGCTATAAAATCAGATTAAGTATGTAATATCGATCCACGATTTAATATGTTGTCATTGATTTGATTATGCAGTTGCTACACCTAAACAGATAAGGGAGTTGATGAAGGTCGATGGGCTCACAAATGATGAGGTTAAAAGTCATTTACAGGTTTGTGAACATTAAAAGTTGATTTTCCCTTTAATTTCATGATAATGGAAATTTCTTGATGTATCTTGACAAATTAAGGGGATGCGGTGAAAGTTTATTTTGGTTGCCAATGGGAATAGCATCATCTTGGATTGTTATTAAATGGTTTAGGTGTAGAATCTTTCATTTGAAGCCACGACTTTTGTGGTCGTAATGTGAATAAGAATAATGCGATGGGATCGACCATGTAAAATTCTTTAGATTTATTTAGTCTTGAGAAAGGAGATTGTCGTAGCTTTAATTTATTCCAACTTTTAGGCCGTATTCTAAGATGTTTTCGGGGGGGAAATTCCTCTCCTTGTATACATGCTCCCTCTTGGAATGTTCATAGAAAGATCAAGTCAATCACAtactttaataatatttttgtggGATTATCTTGAAATTTACCCCATTCCAAATAACTCGTTTTCGATCATTTTTCAGAAGTATCGATTGCACACAAGAAGACATAGTCCTTCGAATCAAAACAACAATAACGCGCAACAAACACCTCAGTTTGTGGTAGTGGGAGGAATATGGGTGCCACCGGAATATGCTGCTGCCATGGCTAAGACCACTACATCCGGGGATGCTCCCACTACGCCTGCCGGAATATACGCCCCAGTTGCGTCCCTGGCACAACCCTTTCGAGAAGCATCAGCTTCCCCGAAACAAAGGCAATTACACTCCGGTGACAGTGGCAGCCATAGTGGTGAAGGTGGGGTTCATTCCCATTCCCCGGCCACCTCGTCCTCCACGCATACGACCACCGCCTCACCGTCTTACTGATTTTGTGAAAATGTAGAAACATTCGCGATGACAACGCAGTTAATGTAGTGTTTTGTTTAATCATAGAGTTACAGAGGCTGATTTTTTCCGATCATTTTCTTGCATCAGTGTGCTTGTTTGTTTGGTATCTGATGACTTTGGAGGCTTGTTTTTGATAGTGACAATCAAACTGATCAAACATGGATGGAGCTTCTCTATGTGCTggttatatttattattacgaTTAAAAAGATAGATTAAAGAAACTAATAGCAGCCTGACTACATTATAAAAACTTCCATTCTCCAATGAATTTTGCCCATTCAGTAGAGGATGCGCCGTATCATTCATTTttccttaaataaaaaaaattcaaaaccttGAGGCAACCAGCCGAAAATGCTGTGCTACGCCGAGCGGCAGATATAACAATGATCAGAGGACTTTGCGTGGGGCTCTCGTATGACAGTTGTCTCGTATTAGTTAGATAAAATACACAGGAGTTGTATAGAGTTGTGTATATAGAATTGAACAATTCTCATCTTTGCACTAGTTTTTGGGATTAAGTTATAtccatattttaattttatcatgTTATCAGAGTTCAGATTTCACAGTTATATGAGGGATTGCATATAATTGGGTCACTCGTACAATAGAATATCGCATACCGTATAACCATATTGATTGACTTCTAAAGAGCGTAAACTaagatatttttaatatttttatttcgaCAAAAAGTCCACCGAATTTCGAGGCAAGATTCAGGTTAGAACACATACTTCCATACAAATTTGTGAATAATTCGATGTTGGGTTGATTTATTCCAAGTTGTGGAATCAAGTATTCCTTCAAAAGAAGTTTCATGTCAAATACCATGTGTAGAAAACTAGAGGATGGGACCATTACCAATGAAGGGAATCAACCTTTCTTTACTGTTCTAGATGTATCATTTCTCCCCGCTTATTCATGCCCCTTGGACGAATAAAAAGTATTCATACAGAATACTTTATGTTAACAATTGTagtttataataaaataataataattcattaaaatatCATGATGATATTTTTCTTCATAGAATATAatagattatttttttttacaaatatttGTGTTAATCACAATTTATGACAAGATATTGAATTTATCTTATAGTATTGTTGGGATGTAATAATTGTTCTGTTAGGAGAACGATCGAACTATGACGTTATACTATCGTTAGGATGTAATAATTGTCATGTTAGAAGAGCGATCGAAAATTGACTTTTGTGTGATTGtatagtttaaaaaaaattgaattataCCATTATCACGAgatataatttttgataaaacaatACATATTCAATCTTATATACGAAAGGTGTAAAATTATTGTATTGGTATCATGAGATGTTCACGACACCATCGAtccagaaaaaaaaattataaaactatATTATAGaatacaataaattttaaaaatcataaaaaaaaattatcccaCAAACAATTATTTTAATCAATTTACAATAATTTCTTATAATTCATCCTTAAAATCctccattttattttatataatctCTAATTTTCGTATACAAAAATTACTCAACATCAATGTTGTACATGAAAAACTAACTCACACGTGTTTATATGATTATTACTTACAGTATATAAGGGTGTAAATATTCatcttggttttttttttttaaaaaaaaaaaaaacatctcgATGACCATAAAATGACCATACCACACGTCCTCTGAAAAATTAACTCCATaaattttcatgaaattaaaataatcgATGACCAAAAAAATCTTATAAAAATCATCttcaaaattatgattttaatacgATTTCTAtacttttaaaacaaaatttttttaataccaaaaaatattattcacaaGTAAATTTTACACACAATATGTGTATAGAATTATTAGTATGTCATGAAAATTGATTCAAATATAACTTAATATAATTGTAAATTTAGGTAAGATGTGACGTCTTTCCATTACGTCAAAATGTAGGTTAACTTTTAGCCAATGAAAGTTTAGGTTTCGAATTTGTGCTGCATTTTCACCGCATTACACTTTTATTTGTCAACGTGAGAATGTGACACCACAGGTGAAAATTGTGTATCGAGCCCTCGAGGAAAATTGTCAAATTCTTCGGGTAATTTTTCATAATCTAATTTGTCAAAATAGAATCatagttctttaatttttttttatccgaTTTTATCGAAGAACTGACacgacataaaaataataataaataacaccACAAAACATTGCTTAAATTTCCGTAACCATTGATGAAgcaaaacttaaaaaaaaagaaagaaaattataGTTATATCTTACGAATAGACCCATCAAAATCAGACTTAGACCGGACTTTGGGTCGGTGGACCATTCTTATCCAAAGTAGGTGGCTCATGAGAAGCTcagatattctgctataaatatcaggtttgagtaTCTAATTCATTCATTCAGTATATTGATTCTCGACAGTATCCCTAGCTGCTCTCTCATATTtgtctgcaatatctgactagAGCGTCGGAAGTATTGCGCCGAGACACTCTCTCGGCCCCTTTCTAACAGTCtccttcgtgatttcaggcctaGAGTGAATTCGAGGTCTGCATTCGGGCTAACATCACCTATTGGAACCGTACTCTATATTTCTAGTGAGTATCATATAGGATTAAGACTCTAACTGAGATAAGTTAGAGGACGAAAACATAAAACATGACGATATAGAAAAATAAATTGATTCTTTCGTATTCCCTTATGCACTTGCCTCCAACAATGTTTAAACAAATATTagattttgaaatgatttattcataatttttaaaataacacaattatttaatatgaaaaaatcttaaaaattatatatagttTTCATTTGAATATTGACAACAACCTCCTTAAAGAAAGAAACCTCATGTTTGGTATTTTGATTCCAACAAACCATTGCCTGAGTGGGCAAGAAATTGTTCATTAATTTTTCTAAACCGTCCTTGGGGAATCAATGACCCCTCACTATCGAATATTCTCGTCCCATTGGTGGCATATTCATCTGTCATTAtattaatcaataaattaattgtATTTAAGTGTTATTCGTAAGTGGTGATTTGATTGGTCAAGTATATTCTTTCATTGTTTACATTATCTTTTGTAAGAATATTACCTTGTCTAAGATACCATTACCCTCTAATTTATTTTCAAACAAGGGTATTGGATGCTTGTGTCAACACACTGAATACGCATTGTTGAGTTGCGAAACACaatcaatcttgattttgataataacaaaattttattgtgtttctaatatatttatttaagtgtGAAGTTGCTAACTCTAGATGAAAGCTAAAACTCGATTTTAGCCAAACTGAAAATCTGACAAGTTTCGGTGTTTCAATGATATCTCCCAGATCAGTGATGCAAATGACCATCCATTAAGACAAGtaaacataaaatttaatttggGACAAGTTATATTTCACATTACTTGAGCTAAATCGATTGTTATCTAGGCAAACTTATAGTTGTAATaccaaactgattgcacgaaagAAACAATCAGTTGAGCATGAGCAGTTGTAGTATTTTGGTCAGCTTGATCAGCTCGGTAATCTAAATGAAATGATTTAGTACGAAGCCAAGACGATGATCCACAAATCATATTCACAAGTCAAAATCTGAATCGATGTATGAGATGTTGATATATTAATATGAAGATATGAGTTATCCGTAGACTGAAATCAAAATCACCGCCGGCAAGGCGGAAATGATCGTTTCAATATATCAGAAATAGTACATAAACTTTCTAAACAGTTATATTCTTTTATCTAATGTGATGGATCGGTTCGGACAActttgaaggtgcttcaaacacaatattttcaatgagctgcaatagctcgtgttctaagcatataaacaccgatgaattagatcaagtttggttttaaaccaagcagaaaatactcgaaataatcattcgttacgaaagctaatcagtttaaagcttttaacttgtgtaaactgattaactgatataaggGGATCAATTCTTAcgtatatcagttcagttatggtgagaactgaattAATAACTGCTCAAATTGATCAAattagtttgaaaacaatagttaaatagTTAAGTACATAAgctatgtttatggatgttcggaggcttcaactgctcctacgtcacctcttttACCACCTCGgttaggatccactagaagactttgacacattgtacaaactcactcagcttaggacttacactactgcctaactgaactcctagcctggactgaaggcaacaccttccagccaacacttgtttacgtctatgtgtcaaagactacatacacaagttttacgtctttgtgtaagactcactcaacttatCGGTACGCTCAATTttctgtatatgtgagtgatggggtgtgagtgtgtgagaacTAATATATAAATACaccacgaaagtgttctcacacactgagaattTTTATTCTAGACTAAGTAGTTGGCATGCCctatctttttcttcttttgatCTTCACACTtatttgttgatggtcttgatcttgtatttatagaggcttCGTGtccgtacatcaagactcatcaaatatgttcatTGCACTTTTAATTCGTTCTTGGAtttaagctctgctgcaacGTTCACTATTGTACTTTGATCGTACAATTGCTTTTATACcgttgtgcacagctggattccacttagataagcttgtcatGTTCTGCAAAATGGtcggctcctaactgatgttctgaactggtcagttgaactgatcttgaactggtgtgatgaaatcagttggctcgtcagttgaaatgatttcactgattcagttgaactgttcaGCTGTGCTTTTCATCaattgagctcttcatcagctggtcgggcttctgaaggtcttccgCTGAACttcctatcagctggacaatcagttgagctggtcttttgatatatcagttgaactggttcagtttgagtGATTAGTTGTTGctttcagtttgcatctcgatagcttcagttttggctcgataactaaTCAGTTTgaatcctgatcagttccagtttATGCGCATataggtaaattcattagaaacaaaataacaagttttgttaatcatcaaaatcaagatcgcgaacatgaaatgttccaacatgaTGTATATGTCATTGTTGGagctataaatacaacatcttgaagataaAACACAaacttttgaagtggattcaaagctTGAGCAACCTAAATGAAGAAATGAGCTAGAATGAGAGCAATCCCaagtgtgaggatacatttcaGAGATAATTAGAATGTAAAGGATTAAATCctcacacacacaatcactcacacatatacataaGAGTGGAGCTTAAAATTTTAGTTgagtgtgaggatacatttttGAGATTAATATACTGTAAAGGATTAATTCCTCACATACAATCACTCGCACATATGCATGAGAGTCGatcttcaaagtttagttgagtgagtctcacacaaagacattaaagattgtgtttgtagtcttgacATAAAAGATGTTAAACATTATGCGGATTGTGAAGTTGTGGCCTACAATCGAGagtgtgctaggagtttcaattaggcaaTGGATAAGTCTTAAATTGAAATGAGTTTGAATAAGAAGTTGTATAAATCGAAGtattctagtggatccttctcAAGGGAAAGAATTGGTGACGTAGAAGTTGttaatctctgaacatccataaccaAATTCGTgcctatttatttattgcaattATTTATGTGCTATTCTTTTTAAGATACATCgttcaaacattttatttgttatttaaatacccaaatattgcataccaagcatttcactttttattcaaataaccaaaatattgcataccaagtgtttgataaaatgcttcaatcaAAATgctttttactcattcaacttgcatatattttaaatattttacaaaatttttaatcggtttctacgaaagattattttgagtgtcttccgtttgatttgaaaaccaaactaaatttaattcatcagtgttcattatttcaagaaccgagctattgtagcccAACGATTATCTTCcaattgatcatatcaaatGATCAATTGGTATCGAAGCGGGTTGTTCTTAAAaaagcatttgaaacagatttttagtcttaaaattcttttttttcatattttgctAACACATATATGCAAAGTTTTAATTTTCTGGCAGCTCACAGCGACCGTGAGAAAAATGGCTTAACACCTTGCTCAATTGTTGAAATGACAAATCGTTTTTTGCGTCACAAACTAGACTTGTAAAGGATCATAGCGGTATAAAATTTGTAGCCTAGTAATTCCCGAGGAAAAATAGTTTATTTGTTCAATTCAGACCATAAGTGTTGTAGCATAAAACATGATACGAAGAAATTTGGTTAGTCATCCCTCTACATTTATAAATTTCACAATTTCAGAGATATAAAGGGagaactcattttaaatattgaagtggagaaaattttgtgcttaaatttttatgaaaatatggctttttgattcacacaaaaggGGGATAAATATGctagttgaaataattgtttatccaaattttgtgatcataaaaaagaGGAGATTGTTGGGTCGAGAAATAcaagcaatcttgattttgatgataaaaaaacttattatcatgtttctaacatatttacttaaGTGTGAAGTTGCTAACTCAATATGAAAGCCGAAACTCAAATTTAGCCAAACTGAAATTCTGGCAAGTTTCGGTTTTTTAATGATATCTCCTAGACCATTTATGCAAATGACCATCCATTAAGACGAATGaacata from Primulina tabacum isolate GXHZ01 chromosome 14, ASM2559414v2, whole genome shotgun sequence includes:
- the LOC142525264 gene encoding transcription factor HHO3-like, producing the protein MIINTLDHSDFSEKMQRFQDYIQALQEERDKIQVFRRELPLCFELVTQAIETCKHQFSGTTTECNLRGQSECSEQTSCPVFEEFIPLKRASSHSDGEEQESQKQNKDLGDISNTDGKKNGNEKNSKKSDWLRSVQLWNQAPDPSSKEDSPRKVVVTEVKRNGGAFQPFKKEKSLGTSGTPTAPTQVPKNKSPPPASASSTADSGGGGGRNKKEDKEGESLRKARRCWSPELHRRFVQSLHQLGGSHVATPKQIRELMKVDGLTNDEVKSHLQKYRLHTRRHSPSNQNNNNAQQTPQFVVVGGIWVPPEYAAAMAKTTTSGDAPTTPAGIYAPVASLAQPFREASASPKQRQLHSGDSGSHSGEGGVHSHSPATSSSTHTTTASPSY